A stretch of the Chthoniobacterales bacterium genome encodes the following:
- a CDS encoding transglutaminase family protein: MTLDVYHWTEYRYAEAVPLSQHLLHMQPREFANQRVLSSHFEFTPQPTTINSRRDNFGNHVTEFFIGESHVGLHIKCISKVETTLPKVPAAAQTPAWEQVADELLDSLEADPRTFIYPSAYAPHLDILRDWARESFPAGRPVLEGVLDLTARIFREFIFDNLATSVATPLSEVFETRRGVCQDFAHLQISCLRSLGLAARYVSGYLRTQPPPGRRRVFGADASHAWVSVYCPGHGWIDIDPTNNRLITEEYATIGWGRDYGDVSLIRGILGGGGSHSLYFSVNVEVAA, encoded by the coding sequence ATGACGCTCGATGTCTACCATTGGACCGAATACCGCTACGCCGAGGCGGTCCCGCTCTCGCAGCACCTGCTCCACATGCAGCCGCGGGAGTTTGCGAACCAGCGCGTCCTCTCCTCGCATTTCGAGTTCACGCCGCAACCGACGACGATCAATTCCCGCCGCGACAATTTCGGCAACCACGTCACGGAATTCTTCATCGGCGAATCCCACGTCGGCCTTCACATCAAGTGCATCAGCAAGGTCGAGACGACCCTGCCGAAAGTCCCCGCTGCCGCGCAGACTCCCGCCTGGGAGCAGGTCGCCGACGAGCTTCTCGATTCGCTCGAGGCCGATCCGCGCACGTTCATCTACCCCTCCGCCTACGCCCCGCATCTCGACATCCTGCGCGACTGGGCACGAGAGTCCTTTCCCGCCGGCCGGCCAGTCCTCGAAGGCGTCCTCGACCTGACCGCCCGCATTTTTCGCGAGTTCATCTTCGACAACCTCGCCACCAGCGTCGCCACGCCGCTCAGCGAGGTTTTTGAAACCCGCCGCGGCGTCTGCCAGGATTTCGCCCACCTGCAAATCTCCTGCCTGCGCTCCCTCGGCCTCGCTGCCCGCTACGTCAGCGGTTATCTGCGCACGCAGCCCCCGCCCGGCCGCCGGCGCGTCTTCGGCGCGGACGCCTCGCATGCCTGGGTCTCGGTGTATTGCCCCGGCCACGGCTGGATCGATATCGACCCCACCAACAACCGCCTCATCACCGAGGAATACGCCACCATCGGCTGGGGCCGTGACTATGGCGACGTCAGCCTCATTCGCGGCATCCTCGGCGGCGGCGGCTCGCACTCGCTGTATTTCTCGGTGAACGTCGAGGTCGCCGCGTAG
- a CDS encoding endonuclease/exonuclease/phosphatase family protein, which translates to MRWGIAGLLSVGMVAMAGAEPLSVRIVAGNLTSGNHQTYSPDNGNHSNPEGAGARILQGLKPDVALLQECNPTVPARQWVNATFGPEFSFFIEAEAQPGGIPNGIVSRWPIVESGEWDDVSQKNRDFAWAKIALPGGRFLWAISVHLYSQKSAVRAAEAKALVELMRTKIPAEDLVVLGGDFNTKTRGEAGVVVLAEEFDAKREPATDQAGEADTNAPRNKPYDWVLADRELAACAAPTRIGEATFPHGLVFDSRVYEPLADVVPVQRDDSAAPNMQHMAVVRDFLVPAAK; encoded by the coding sequence ATGAGGTGGGGCATTGCGGGCTTGCTGAGCGTTGGAATGGTCGCCATGGCGGGGGCGGAGCCGCTGTCGGTGCGGATCGTGGCGGGGAATCTCACGTCGGGAAACCACCAGACGTATTCGCCGGATAATGGGAACCATTCGAATCCCGAGGGTGCGGGGGCGCGCATCCTGCAGGGGCTGAAGCCGGATGTGGCGCTGCTGCAGGAGTGCAATCCGACGGTGCCGGCGCGGCAATGGGTGAACGCGACGTTTGGGCCGGAGTTCTCGTTTTTCATCGAGGCGGAAGCGCAGCCGGGGGGAATCCCGAATGGGATCGTGAGCCGGTGGCCGATCGTCGAGAGCGGCGAGTGGGACGACGTCTCGCAGAAGAACCGGGACTTTGCGTGGGCGAAGATCGCGCTGCCGGGCGGGCGATTCCTGTGGGCGATCAGCGTGCATCTGTATTCGCAGAAGTCCGCGGTGCGGGCGGCGGAGGCGAAAGCGCTGGTGGAGCTGATGCGGACGAAGATTCCGGCGGAGGATCTGGTGGTGTTGGGCGGGGATTTCAATACGAAGACGCGGGGCGAGGCGGGCGTGGTGGTGCTGGCGGAGGAGTTCGACGCGAAACGGGAGCCGGCGACCGACCAGGCGGGCGAGGCGGATACGAACGCGCCGCGGAACAAGCCCTACGACTGGGTGCTGGCCGACCGGGAGCTGGCGGCGTGCGCGGCGCCGACGCGGATCGGCGAGGCGACGTTTCCGCACGGGCTGGTCTTCGACAGTCGGGTGTATGAGCCGCTGGCTGACGTCGTGCCGGTGCAGCGGGACGACAGCGCGGCGCCGAACATGCAGCACATGGCGGTGGTGCGAGATTTTCTCGTGCCGGCGGCGAAGTAG
- the bla gene encoding class A beta-lactamase, with the protein MMLVVAGVPLRAAEENAFAALEAKQGGRLGVMAIDAGSGRQLGHREDERFAMCSTFKMLLGAAVLARVDAGELSLDQRVAYGKADLLSYAPVTTKHVEEGAMTVGELCAAAIQVSDNTAANLLLPLVGGPDGLTKYLRARGDKVTRLDRIEPDLNTNVPGDPRDTTTPAAMAATMRELLAGDALSAASREQLIAWLAGSTTGGKRLRAGFSDAWKIGDKTGTGERGAANDVAVVWPKEGTAPWLVAAFYSAPDATPAERDTVIAEAARIVAKAWAAPSPAVPER; encoded by the coding sequence ATGATGTTGGTGGTCGCGGGTGTGCCTTTGCGGGCGGCGGAGGAGAATGCGTTTGCCGCGCTGGAGGCGAAGCAGGGCGGTCGCCTTGGTGTGATGGCGATCGATGCCGGCAGCGGGCGCCAGCTCGGGCATCGGGAGGACGAGCGGTTCGCGATGTGCAGCACGTTCAAGATGCTGCTGGGCGCGGCGGTGCTGGCGCGGGTGGATGCGGGCGAGCTTTCGCTGGACCAGCGCGTGGCCTACGGGAAGGCCGATCTGCTGAGCTATGCGCCGGTCACGACCAAACACGTGGAGGAGGGGGCGATGACGGTGGGGGAATTGTGCGCGGCGGCGATCCAGGTGAGTGACAACACGGCGGCAAATCTGCTGCTGCCGCTGGTGGGCGGGCCGGATGGTCTTACGAAATACCTGCGCGCGCGGGGCGATAAGGTCACTCGCCTGGACCGCATCGAGCCTGATCTCAATACGAACGTGCCGGGTGATCCCCGCGACACGACGACGCCGGCCGCGATGGCGGCGACGATGCGGGAGCTGCTGGCGGGGGATGCGCTGTCGGCCGCGTCGCGGGAGCAACTGATCGCCTGGCTGGCGGGCAGCACGACCGGCGGGAAGCGGCTGCGGGCGGGATTTTCGGACGCATGGAAGATCGGCGACAAGACAGGAACGGGCGAGCGTGGCGCGGCGAACGACGTGGCCGTGGTGTGGCCGAAGGAGGGGACGGCGCCGTGGCTGGTGGCGGCCTTTTATTCCGCGCCGGACGCGACGCCGGCCGAGCGCGACACGGTGATTGCCGAGGCTGCGCGTATCGTGGCGAAGGCGTGGGCGGCGCCGAGCCCGGCCGTGCCGGAACGGTAG
- a CDS encoding VOC family protein — protein MSRILDHIDLRVPDRAAARAFYDRLLPAVGFTEWMDVPAGWISYNAPGGGPTEFFGFIESPGHVPNENRIAFWAESNATLDALVPLLREIGAQHIEGPGYDEGPGYYAVFFEDPFGNRLEICHRERN, from the coding sequence ATGTCGCGCATTCTCGACCATATCGACCTCCGCGTGCCGGACCGCGCCGCCGCGCGCGCGTTCTACGATCGCCTGCTGCCCGCCGTGGGGTTCACCGAATGGATGGACGTGCCGGCGGGATGGATCAGCTACAACGCACCGGGCGGGGGGCCGACGGAATTCTTCGGGTTCATCGAGTCGCCGGGCCACGTGCCGAACGAGAATCGCATTGCCTTCTGGGCGGAATCGAATGCCACGCTCGACGCGCTGGTGCCGCTGCTGCGCGAGATCGGCGCGCAGCACATCGAGGGCCCAGGCTACGACGAGGGGCCGGGCTATTACGCGGTGTTCTTCGAGGATCCCTTCGGCAACCGGCTGGAAATCTGCCATCGGGAGCGGAACTGA